The window GATCATACTCGGGATTTATAACCCCGCCTTCTTTTATGGTGATGGGAGGTTCTTCGGTTATTGCGTCCGAGATAAGTTTGGCTGTCTTTTCAAGGGTGTCATTTGATAAATTAAAACGTTCAAGTTCTTTCGCGTCGGAGCTTTTTATAATTTTATGTATTTTTTCGGCATTAATAATACCGCGTTTTAAGGCGTTTAAGTCGCGCCCGTTTACGGCGTTGCCGCCAAGCTTGCCGGCAATGCGTTCAATATCTGATATTTCCGCAAGAAGGCTTTTTAAGTTTGTCCTTAACTGGCTGAATTCAATAAATAATGATACCAGAGAGTGCCTTTGCGCTATGGCATCTGTATCCATAAGGGGTTCTTTAAGCCACTTTTTTAATTCCCTGCCGCCCATTGCGGTTTCCGTATTATCCAGCACGGAATAAAGAGTTGTGTTTTTATCAGCGCGCGCGCCTGAATCCATTATGTCAAGGTTCTTTAACGTGACGGAATCAAGGTACATAAAACTGCCTGTGGTTCTTGTTTTAACTGAATTTATGTGTGAAAGTTCTGTTTTCTGCGTGTCATGAATGTAAGTTAAAAGCGCGCCCGCGGCGCCTATAAGGGCGTCATTATCTTCTATCCCATAACCTTCAAGGTTCATAACGCCAAAGTGTTCTTTTATTTTAGAATAGGATACATCGTGGTTAAAGTTCCAGTCCGGATAAGGGTTTATAAAACTGCGTTTTTCAGAGTGCCGCAGGCGGGATACAAGCGCTCGCGAAATGTCCCTGTCTGACGTGCAGCTTTCGGGGATAAGTATTTCTGACGGCGCTATTCTCTCTGTTTCATCAATCAGGTGGTCAAAGCCGGAAGAAATTGAAATTTCCATTACACAAAACTCCCCTGTGGATACATCTATGTAAGCCAGCCCTGCCGTGTCTTTAACGGGATAAACTGAAAGGATGTAATTGTTTGCCTTTTTTTCAAGCGCCGCGTCTTCCAGTACGGTGCCGGGGGTGATTATTTTTATTATTTCGCGTTTGACTATGCCCTTGGCTTCTTTTGGGTCTTCAATCTGTTCACATATGGCCACTTTAAGGCCGTGGTTTATAAGTTTTAAAATGTAATTGTTTGCGGCGTGAAAAGGCACGCCGCACATAGGCATTTTGTTTTTGCGGTCCTCGCCTGACCCGCGCGAAGTAAGGGTTATCTGAAGAATCCGCGACGCCGTAACGGCATCTTCGCCGAACATTTCGTAAAAATCGCCCAGGCGGAAAAAAAGTATGGCATCTTTGTTCCTGTTTTTAATCTCCAGGTACTGTTTCATCATGGGTGTAAGTTCGGACATATTTCTCCCTAATTTTATTGCCGGACACAAGTTTAATTTTTTCAAAAAAAAACGGCGGCCATGAAAAAAATGGCTGCCGTACGGTTTAAAACGGAACTATTTTTTCTTCTTTAAAAGTTCATCAATCTCTGTGATTTTTTTATCCGCGTAAACTTTCCAGACAGAAGCCGGGAAAAGGTCGCCCACAGACTGAAAGACCTCTTTTGCAAGCGCGGGTTCCCCGCTTTCCATCTGCGCGCGGCCAAGCCCTATAAGGGCTTCTTCCGTAAAAAGGCTTGTCTGTTTAAGCAGCTTCTGAAAGGTCTCTTCCGCGTTATCGTAATCTTTTTTCTCAATAAATGCCTGCCCTTTATGAAGTTCTGACAGCCCTGCAAGAAAGGCGTTTTCTTTGCTTTTAATGGTTTTGGAATATGTTTCCACGGCTTTATCGTATTCTTTGCGCGCCGCGTAAATGTCACCCGAATAAATGGCGGCCCAGCCGTGAATCCAGACATCTTCGGGGTAATTATTAATTATTTCGTTATAAACTTTCAGCGCCGCGTTTGGATTGCCGGCTTCCCTGTAAATTGAAGCCATGTTGAAATAAGCCAATGACCGCTGTTCCCCGCGAGCGAAGCTGTTGTGATATTCTTTATAGAAAGCAAGGGCGCCGTTGTTATCTTTTAATACTGTTTTAATACGCGCGCATGATAATAACGCGTCTTCCGCTTCTGATTTACCGGGATACTTTTTTATTATTTTAAGGTGTTCTTCTATTGCGTCAGATAATTTCCCTTGTTTTTCATAGGCTGAAGCTGTCGACAGATAAGCTTTTTTTTCCCAGTCTGAATTGGGATATGTTTTTTTTATAATCCTGTAAATCTTAAGGGCCTCTTCATATTCTCCTTTAGACAGATGCAGATTCGCCTGTTGAAAAGGATCGTTTGCATAAGAAGAAGAGAATATAAACAAAAAAAACATGGTAATACAAAATGACAGAATTATCTTGTAAGTGAATTTAGAATTTATAGCATGCATTTATACACCGATAAATTTAAATATGGGATATTAGTCTTCATTGTTGGCTTTTACTCTAATCGGAGCATTATCGTTAATCATGTCGCTGCTGGGGTTATAATTAAATCCTGCTTCTTTTCCGCTGGTTCTAAATGATAGACCTTTATAGCTAATTGTATAGTCTCTTGTTTGTTCAAAATTTTCTTCTCCGTATTTTTCCGCGAACTGTCTGGCGTGTTTTAAATTTTCAAGCGCGGTTTCTGCCTGATTGACGTACCTTTCGTTGTTATAATATTCATAAAGCACGCGCGAATACGCATCTCTGGCGTTTTTATAATCTCCGGAAAGTTTGTAAGTATCGCCAATGTGCATGGCTGCCATAGGCGCCCAGTCGGTGTTCTTGAATTTGTAGTTGATAAGTTTGTACTCGTTTACGGCATTTTTATACCTTTTTGTCTGCGTTAAAAGCGATGCAAGGTTAAAACGGCCCTGAATCTCCGAAGCGGTGTTTGGGTAATATCTTATAATGTTTCTATAAATTGTTTCCGCCCTTTTAAATTTTCCCTGCTTCATATAAACAAGAGCCATATTAAAATAAGCCCTTGATGACCTTGCGTTTGACATACCCTGTTTGCGGATTATATCCTTGTAAACTTCCATGGCATACTGCCATTTTTCAAGTTTGCCATAGCATCCGCCAAGGCGGTATGCGGCTTCCACGGCTATTTCTTCTT is drawn from Candidatus Goldiibacteriota bacterium and contains these coding sequences:
- the mutS gene encoding DNA mismatch repair protein MutS yields the protein MSELTPMMKQYLEIKNRNKDAILFFRLGDFYEMFGEDAVTASRILQITLTSRGSGEDRKNKMPMCGVPFHAANNYILKLINHGLKVAICEQIEDPKEAKGIVKREIIKIITPGTVLEDAALEKKANNYILSVYPVKDTAGLAYIDVSTGEFCVMEISISSGFDHLIDETERIAPSEILIPESCTSDRDISRALVSRLRHSEKRSFINPYPDWNFNHDVSYSKIKEHFGVMNLEGYGIEDNDALIGAAGALLTYIHDTQKTELSHINSVKTRTTGSFMYLDSVTLKNLDIMDSGARADKNTTLYSVLDNTETAMGGRELKKWLKEPLMDTDAIAQRHSLVSLFIEFSQLRTNLKSLLAEISDIERIAGKLGGNAVNGRDLNALKRGIINAEKIHKIIKSSDAKELERFNLSNDTLEKTAKLISDAITEEPPITIKEGGVINPEYDPELAKIKDISTNGKGWIAALQETERKSSGIGSLKVGYTSVFGYYIEISKANLKNIPANYIRKQTLVNAERFITPELKEYESMVLGAQDRIKTLEYEIFCRIRQQISLSIKELQALSSQIAELDCLISFAEAAINNGFTCPEITKSDEIIITDGRHPVVENSVGRNEFIPNDCALDCSDNMIMVITGPNMAGKSTFMRQVCVIVIMAQAGSFVPAKYAKIGITDRIFTRIGAADYLARGQSTFMVEMIETANILNNATAKSLIVLDEVGRGTSTFDGVSIAWAVTEYIHNNIKAKTLFATHYYELTEIQDILTGVQNYNIQVKEYGGKIVFMRKIVKGSTDKSYGIHVAQLAGLPGELLASAKKVLKSLEDANYTKDGHTKLGGAPAKKEALQPDLFAASEESAVLSELSTLETDNMTPLDALIKIKQMKEKYR
- a CDS encoding tetratricopeptide repeat protein; amino-acid sequence: MFFLFIFSSSYANDPFQQANLHLSKGEYEEALKIYRIIKKTYPNSDWEKKAYLSTASAYEKQGKLSDAIEEHLKIIKKYPGKSEAEDALLSCARIKTVLKDNNGALAFYKEYHNSFARGEQRSLAYFNMASIYREAGNPNAALKVYNEIINNYPEDVWIHGWAAIYSGDIYAARKEYDKAVETYSKTIKSKENAFLAGLSELHKGQAFIEKKDYDNAEETFQKLLKQTSLFTEEALIGLGRAQMESGEPALAKEVFQSVGDLFPASVWKVYADKKITEIDELLKKKK
- a CDS encoding tetratricopeptide repeat protein, producing the protein VDNNRVSASDLLDEMEDPDSMPVDQSTGTDDDATLDEMLNEKGPDATTPDIQGAMTESAEGVSQEQADEGITAESAEEVTGTAISQSEQMFKSEEAVMQDKKMTKEQIQKDVELLYAEGKKYYDVEDYEGAAEIWGRIITNFPTASGLFTIRYSIANAYEFSRQYDKAIQQYQKVLAEKPKEEIAVEAAYRLGGCYGKLEKWQYAMEVYKDIIRKQGMSNARSSRAYFNMALVYMKQGKFKRAETIYRNIIRYYPNTASEIQGRFNLASLLTQTKRYKNAVNEYKLINYKFKNTDWAPMAAMHIGDTYKLSGDYKNARDAYSRVLYEYYNNERYVNQAETALENLKHARQFAEKYGEENFEQTRDYTISYKGLSFRTSGKEAGFNYNPSSDMINDNAPIRVKANNED